The region CGCCGGTCGTCTCGGGCACGATCGTCGCGCTCATCGGCTTCAACCTCGCCCCGGCCGCGCGCGACAACTTCGTGAAGGACCCGCTGCTCGCGGCCATCACGCTGCTCGCGATCGTCGTGACGTCGGTGCTCTTCCGCGGCATGGTCGCGCGCCTCGCCATCCTGCTGGGCGTCGTCCTCGGCTACGTCATCGCGCTGCTGACGGGCCGCGTCGACCCCGACAAGCTCGAGGCGATCGAGGATGCCGCGTGGATCGGGCTCCCGACCTTCACGTCGCCGACCTTCGATCCCGCGCTGCTGCCGGCGATCCTCATGTTCGTGCCGGTCGTGCTGCCGCTCGTGGCCGAGAACCTCGGGCACGTCAAGGGCGTCGGCCAGCTGCTCGACCGCGACCTCGACCCGCTCGCGGGCCGCGCGCTCTTCGCCGATGGCATCGCCACCACCATCGCGGGCACGTTCGGCGGCTCGCCGACGACCACGTACGGCGAGAACATCGGCGTCATGAGCGCGACGCGCGTGTTCTCGACGGCCGCCTACTGGATCGCCGCGATCACCGCGGTGCTGCTGGGCCTGAGCCCCAAGGTGGGCGCCGTCATCTTCGCGACCCCCGACGGCGTGCTCGGCGGTGTCACGACGGCGCTCTACGGCCTCATCGGCATCATCGGCGTGCGCATCTGGGTCGAGAACAAGGTCGACTTCTCGATCCCGCGCAACCAGTTCGCCGCCGGTGTCGGCCTCATCGTGGCGATCGCCGACTTCACGCTCGCCTCGGGGCAGATCTCGTTCGGCGGCATCGTGCTCGGCACGGTCGCGACCCTCGTGATCTACCACCTCATGGCCGCGCTCGAGCGGCTCCGCGGCCGCCCCGAGGCGGCGCGCGACGACCACGCGCCGCCCGCGACGACGACGACCGACTGAGGCCCCGCGCCGCTCAGCCGGCGAGGGCGAAGCGGCGCGGGTCGAGGAAGCCGATGTCGGCGAAGGGTTCCTCGCCGACCGCGAGCTGCGCCGCGAGCTCGCCGAGCGCGGCGGCGTGCTTGAACGAGTGCCCCGAGCAGCCGCCCGCGACGACGACCCGGCCCGTCGCATCCGTCGGCCCGACGAGGAACTGCCCGTCGGGCGTGTGCGCCATGGTGCACGTCGTCGACTCGGCCGGCTCGGGCTCGAGGTCGGGGAAGGTCGCCGCGACGAGCGCCGCGATGCCGTCGGTCTCGCCAGCGTGCACCTCGCGGTCGATCGCGTCGGGATCGTCGGGCGCGAACGGTCCGTCGAACTCGGGCCCGACCTTCGCGAGATCGCCCTCGAGCGCCCCGTGGCCCCAGATCCACTGCCCGGTGCCCGGCGCGGTGCGGATGAAGACCGGCAGTCGGTCGATGGATGCGTCGTGGCCGTCGCTCGCGCGGAACCACGTCATGACCACGCGGTGCGGGACGAGCGGCACCTCGGCCAGCTGCCCGAGCCACGGGCCTGCGGCCACGACGACCCGGCGGGCGCGCACGTCGCCGCCGGCGAGCCGGACCGTCACGCCACCGTCATCCGACTCGATGGCGAGCACCCGCTCGCCCGTGCGGATGCGCGCACCGGCGGCGCGAGCGGCGTCGACGGCCGCGACGATCGCAGCCTCGGGCCGCAGGATCCCCGCCTCCGGGTCCCACAGCCCGATGTCGCCGGGCTCGAGCCGCGCGTGCCCTGGGAGCCTCCGCACGATCTCGTCGGCGGTGAGCCGCTCGACCGGCAGGTCGTGCTCCCGTGCCGCGGCGAGCGTGCCCTCGATGATGCGCGATCCCGGCCGACCGATCATGACCGCGCCGGTCTCGAGCAGCAGCTCCTCCCCGCTCGAGGCCTCGAGCTCGCGCCACAGCTCGCGCGCGCGGCGCGCGATGGGCGTGAGCCCCGGGTGCTCGAGGCACGCGACGCGGAACAGCCGCGAGCGGCCGTGCGAGCCGCCCCACGCGTGGCCCGGCTTGTGCTGGTCGATCCCGACGACGTCGAGGCCGCGAGCGGCGAGCCGCCACGCGGCGCTCGAGCCGATCGCGCCGAGCCCGACGACCGCGACGTCCGCGACCTCCCCGCTGTCCGTGACGTCCCTCTGCGCACCCATGCTCGAACGGTACCGACGCGCCTGGCTGCCC is a window of Agrococcus sp. Marseille-Q4369 DNA encoding:
- a CDS encoding solute carrier family 23 protein, with product MFTWRLRDASRLTASDLVLPEERLAWPRTIGLGMQHVVAMFGATFLVPIITGFPPSTTLLFSGLGTMLFLLITKNRLPSYLGSSFAFLAPIGAATEIGGPGFALSGVILVGLLLALVGVVVHFSGTRWIGAVMPPVVSGTIVALIGFNLAPAARDNFVKDPLLAAITLLAIVVTSVLFRGMVARLAILLGVVLGYVIALLTGRVDPDKLEAIEDAAWIGLPTFTSPTFDPALLPAILMFVPVVLPLVAENLGHVKGVGQLLDRDLDPLAGRALFADGIATTIAGTFGGSPTTTYGENIGVMSATRVFSTAAYWIAAITAVLLGLSPKVGAVIFATPDGVLGGVTTALYGLIGIIGVRIWVENKVDFSIPRNQFAAGVGLIVAIADFTLASGQISFGGIVLGTVATLVIYHLMAALERLRGRPEAARDDHAPPATTTTD
- the solA gene encoding N-methyl-L-tryptophan oxidase — its product is MGAQRDVTDSGEVADVAVVGLGAIGSSAAWRLAARGLDVVGIDQHKPGHAWGGSHGRSRLFRVACLEHPGLTPIARRARELWRELEASSGEELLLETGAVMIGRPGSRIIEGTLAAAREHDLPVERLTADEIVRRLPGHARLEPGDIGLWDPEAGILRPEAAIVAAVDAARAAGARIRTGERVLAIESDDGGVTVRLAGGDVRARRVVVAAGPWLGQLAEVPLVPHRVVMTWFRASDGHDASIDRLPVFIRTAPGTGQWIWGHGALEGDLAKVGPEFDGPFAPDDPDAIDREVHAGETDGIAALVAATFPDLEPEPAESTTCTMAHTPDGQFLVGPTDATGRVVVAGGCSGHSFKHAAALGELAAQLAVGEEPFADIGFLDPRRFALAG